Proteins from a genomic interval of Paenibacillus sp. FSL H8-0048:
- a CDS encoding GGDEF domain-containing protein has translation MSPTHVWIPVVFYWLPMLFFFYMGMDVLLRNPRKVEHRLVSATILCYFLMFLEEYFRYMLPIEYSPVLAAVWFANVGIFIPGLGFHLIARLIGLQKRMSRPWYPYLFHILTLAIPAGLIGQRSYTSAQLFMVSGVWKWPLANSAYYGTLTASLLLSFIPIVMLRKARKWSASDPDYQEHDGIFKLLEYGSWVTFLWVAVFGYFRFNEVLPPYTYIYGGLIWCFVLRLSMQRYEFLNHAGQRYKKMFQINSQAALLVSLSGSIMEANPSAGRMFGRLPLGKANLADLGGAEIVTKLQAQEDIGELEMVLHSGDSQIEVMINGDYVTVDHEPHAVLLIRDIRLRNQHVRQIAFMAYHDPLTGLPNRRQFYDTLEETLAEAERSGGEVAILLLDLDRFKQVNDRWGHEAGDQMLCKVAGMIHQLVQPDGLAARFGGDEFVLFCPVGGDGLAAAELEHRLLAAAAQATLDYEGEELKIDMSIGFSLYPQDGTAPDALLRQADRRMYAIKRGEAEGNHEI, from the coding sequence ATGAGCCCGACCCATGTGTGGATACCTGTCGTATTTTATTGGCTGCCGATGCTCTTCTTTTTCTACATGGGAATGGATGTGCTGCTGCGTAACCCGCGGAAGGTTGAACATCGTCTGGTAAGCGCTACGATTCTGTGCTATTTCCTGATGTTCCTGGAGGAGTACTTCCGGTATATGCTGCCGATTGAATATAGTCCGGTGCTGGCTGCGGTCTGGTTCGCCAATGTGGGGATCTTCATTCCAGGGCTTGGCTTCCATCTGATTGCCCGGTTAATCGGCCTGCAGAAGCGGATGTCACGGCCGTGGTATCCTTATCTGTTCCATATCCTAACGCTGGCGATCCCGGCAGGACTTATTGGTCAACGATCCTATACCTCTGCCCAGTTGTTCATGGTATCCGGGGTCTGGAAATGGCCGTTAGCCAATTCTGCCTACTACGGGACCTTAACGGCAAGTCTGCTGCTTAGCTTCATCCCCATCGTCATGCTGCGCAAGGCGCGCAAATGGAGTGCCTCCGATCCTGACTATCAGGAGCATGACGGTATCTTCAAGCTGCTGGAGTACGGCTCCTGGGTGACGTTCCTCTGGGTAGCAGTATTCGGCTATTTCCGCTTCAATGAAGTGCTGCCGCCTTATACGTATATCTACGGAGGACTGATCTGGTGCTTCGTGCTGCGCCTGTCCATGCAGAGGTATGAGTTCCTTAATCATGCGGGACAGCGCTATAAAAAAATGTTCCAGATTAACTCGCAGGCTGCGCTGCTTGTCTCGTTGTCCGGGAGCATCATGGAAGCGAATCCGAGTGCCGGCAGGATGTTCGGCCGTCTGCCCCTCGGGAAGGCAAACCTTGCCGATCTCGGCGGTGCTGAGATCGTGACGAAGCTTCAGGCGCAAGAGGATATCGGCGAGCTGGAAATGGTGCTGCACAGCGGGGACAGTCAAATCGAGGTGATGATTAACGGGGATTACGTAACCGTGGATCATGAGCCTCATGCCGTGCTGCTCATCCGTGACATCCGGCTGCGCAATCAGCATGTAAGGCAGATTGCCTTCATGGCCTATCATGATCCGCTTACCGGGCTGCCGAACCGCAGACAATTCTACGACACACTGGAGGAGACTCTTGCGGAAGCAGAGCGCAGCGGCGGGGAAGTAGCCATCCTGCTGCTGGATCTCGACCGGTTCAAGCAGGTGAACGACCGCTGGGGGCATGAGGCCGGAGATCAGATGTTATGCAAGGTAGCGGGCATGATCCATCAGCTGGTTCAGCCGGACGGGCTGGCGGCCCGCTTCGGCGGTGACGAATTCGTGCTGTTCTGTCCCGTGGGCGGGGACGGGCTGGCCGCCGCAGAGCTGGAGCACCGGCTGCTGGCGGCGGCTGCACAGGCCACGCTGGATTATGAAGGCGAAGAGCTGAAGATCGATATGAGCATCGGCTTCAGCTTGTATCCGCAGGACGGAACGGCCCCGGACGCGCTGCTGCGTCAAGCTGACAGACGGATGTATGCGATTAAGCGGGGAGAGGCGGAGGGTAATCATGAGATTTGA
- a CDS encoding ABC transporter ATP-binding protein: MTMTRWAAYKALTQGMEGVRKPLLALALFKLWNLVCGLLPLFLYSMLVNRVLVEKRMNELWPVIAGYLGVFLLTTAGIAVSRRYANQLLLKYDLRLKRKLLNRVSSLDYEEYSGYSIGDLKSRIEQDSAAAGRFFTVHLLDFSYAVLYAAALAVILVSYDWRIALLSFVFVPVSLLTVNVLGEKTRKAGEELWRLQNGYESFLHGSLQNWKDIKTNNLEEAQLKELNGHYAAIRPVWFRSQLYQHLGVTYSFFTKNFITQLFIYFIGGLFVIQGYSEVGVLLVFISFYGQFFGFIETISNGLMNYKNDSVNISKVIGLLQAEADQRPYKRISGQEIEVRNLQFRYEGKTSFALDGISFSVGKGEHLAIVGQSGSGKSTLARLLTGQMKPQGGSVRIGGTDVHAVNSGSVAAKVSIVVQEPVLFNMTIRENLLLAGDGATEAELIACCRSANIYDFVASLEQGLDTVVGEKGMKLSGGQKQRLSIARTLLQKRDIIIFDESTSALDPENESGIRKELKRLSAGTTMISIAHRLSTVQDCDKVLVLQAGKVSACDTHANLHGRNEAYDLLFRSQYAALSNTTELVH, translated from the coding sequence ATGACCATGACAAGATGGGCCGCCTATAAGGCGCTGACTCAGGGAATGGAAGGTGTCCGTAAGCCGCTGCTGGCGCTCGCACTGTTCAAGCTGTGGAATCTGGTCTGCGGACTGCTCCCGTTATTCCTGTACTCTATGCTCGTCAACCGCGTGCTGGTAGAGAAGCGTATGAATGAGCTATGGCCCGTTATCGCGGGATATCTGGGAGTATTCCTGCTTACAACGGCCGGGATTGCGGTCAGCAGGCGCTACGCCAACCAGTTGCTCCTGAAGTATGACCTGAGGCTTAAGCGCAAGCTGCTGAATAGAGTGAGCAGCCTGGATTATGAGGAGTATAGCGGGTACAGCATTGGTGATCTGAAAAGCCGGATCGAGCAGGATTCAGCCGCCGCCGGACGGTTCTTCACGGTTCATCTGTTAGATTTCAGCTACGCTGTCCTGTATGCTGCTGCGCTTGCTGTGATCCTTGTAAGCTATGACTGGCGGATTGCCCTCCTTAGCTTCGTCTTCGTTCCGGTCTCCCTGCTGACAGTGAATGTCCTGGGCGAGAAAACAAGGAAGGCGGGGGAGGAGCTGTGGAGGCTGCAGAACGGGTACGAATCCTTTTTACATGGGAGTCTGCAGAACTGGAAGGATATTAAGACCAATAATCTGGAGGAGGCCCAGCTAAAAGAATTGAACGGGCATTATGCAGCCATCCGTCCGGTGTGGTTCCGCAGCCAGCTCTATCAGCATCTGGGCGTTACGTATTCGTTCTTCACCAAGAACTTCATTACCCAGCTGTTCATCTATTTCATTGGCGGACTCTTCGTGATTCAGGGCTACTCGGAGGTCGGTGTGCTGCTGGTGTTCATCAGCTTCTACGGGCAGTTCTTCGGGTTCATCGAGACGATCAGCAATGGCCTGATGAATTACAAGAATGATTCGGTGAATATCAGTAAAGTGATTGGACTGTTGCAGGCAGAGGCGGACCAGCGGCCTTACAAGCGCATTAGCGGACAAGAGATTGAGGTTCGAAATTTGCAGTTCCGCTATGAGGGGAAGACCTCCTTCGCACTGGACGGGATTTCTTTCTCGGTGGGGAAGGGGGAGCATCTAGCCATTGTGGGGCAGAGCGGCAGCGGTAAGTCAACGCTTGCCAGGCTGCTGACTGGACAGATGAAGCCTCAGGGCGGGAGCGTCCGCATCGGCGGCACGGATGTGCATGCGGTGAACAGCGGGAGTGTGGCGGCCAAGGTGAGCATCGTGGTGCAGGAGCCTGTTCTGTTCAATATGACGATCCGGGAGAACCTGCTGCTGGCTGGGGACGGGGCGACGGAAGCAGAGCTGATCGCCTGCTGCCGCAGCGCCAATATCTATGACTTCGTTGCATCGCTCGAGCAAGGGCTGGATACGGTTGTCGGGGAGAAAGGAATGAAGCTCTCCGGGGGCCAGAAGCAGCGGCTGTCGATTGCGCGGACACTGCTGCAGAAGCGGGATATTATTATTTTCGATGAAAGTACAAGCGCCCTGGACCCTGAGAATGAGAGCGGCATTAGGAAGGAGCTGAAGCGTCTGTCTGCCGGAACTACCATGATATCGATTGCGCACCGCCTCTCTACGGTTCAAGACTGTGACAAGGTGCTGGTTCTGCAAGCCGGGAAGGTGTCAGCCTGCGATACCCATGCTAATCTGCATGGCCGGAATGAAGCCTATGATCTGCTGTTCCGCAGCCAATACGCCGCCTTAAGCAATACCACAGAACTTGTTCATTGA
- a CDS encoding ABC transporter ATP-binding protein: MEGGGAVTPGQWVFKFIRMHKLVFVCGFLVTTLMTLVNLMYPFLGGRLINIAFYDQNLKAFLKLCLIYAGILLFNQFIVATLNNLISSQLMTGFVFDIRRALFRKILHQKGKDLSGMYSGDLISRMNRDAKDIMNLLFWSGLWGYSNLLHIVFAVGFMFYYHVLLGLFTVVLVPVVFLASKYFKQRALSVNRDMAAEQGRLSSYLFEIVANMREIKLLNAGRRVTRTYLRRTVSIHHKHVDNGRIEVTTERVNAFITLAAQLLLFIICARLIVKGQMQLGVFVAAASYFNMAVTYFSSISGKITDTWGQSVSLQRVAELLNEQEEDYREDLLPTLVKEGTIEFRNVSFGYTNERRVLDGFNLRVEGGSIVGIAGRSGAGKTTLGSLLCSLYPVDGGELLIDGRNVNEYNLHSLRSQVGVVHQETVLYDNTLRYNLSFTNNRDQDSLLLEALKRAALHELAQNLPDGLDTVLGTSGQELSGGQKQRLAIARILVKNPKILVFDEATSSLDSKNEALIRQMTGELGLDRTLIIIAHRLSTLRGCDRIAVLEDGRVTGYDTHEVLIRSNKTYIELFSEQSAGGEAV, from the coding sequence ATGGAAGGCGGTGGGGCTGTGACTCCAGGGCAGTGGGTGTTCAAATTCATACGGATGCACAAGCTGGTATTTGTATGCGGTTTCTTAGTAACTACGTTAATGACCTTAGTGAACCTGATGTATCCGTTCCTGGGCGGACGGCTGATTAATATCGCTTTTTATGACCAGAATCTGAAGGCCTTCCTGAAGCTGTGTCTGATCTATGCCGGAATTCTCCTGTTCAATCAGTTCATTGTGGCGACGCTGAACAATCTGATCTCCTCCCAGCTGATGACGGGGTTCGTGTTCGATATCCGGCGGGCGCTATTCCGCAAGATTCTGCATCAGAAGGGGAAGGATCTCTCCGGGATGTACAGCGGTGATCTGATCAGCCGGATGAACCGCGATGCCAAGGACATTATGAATCTGCTCTTCTGGAGCGGACTGTGGGGGTATTCCAATCTGCTGCATATCGTGTTCGCCGTGGGCTTCATGTTCTATTATCATGTCCTGCTGGGATTGTTCACGGTGGTGCTGGTGCCTGTCGTGTTCTTGGCTTCGAAATATTTTAAGCAACGGGCGCTTAGCGTGAACCGGGATATGGCGGCAGAGCAGGGGAGGCTCTCCTCGTACTTATTTGAAATTGTGGCCAATATGCGGGAGATCAAGCTGCTGAATGCCGGGAGGCGGGTAACCCGCACCTATCTCAGAAGGACCGTCTCTATCCATCACAAGCATGTGGACAATGGAAGAATTGAAGTAACCACCGAGCGGGTGAACGCATTCATCACGCTTGCTGCACAGCTGCTGCTGTTCATCATCTGTGCCCGGCTGATTGTGAAGGGGCAGATGCAGCTTGGTGTTTTTGTGGCTGCCGCCAGCTATTTCAATATGGCTGTGACTTACTTCAGCTCGATAAGCGGCAAGATTACCGATACCTGGGGCCAGAGCGTGTCCTTGCAGCGTGTGGCGGAACTCCTGAATGAACAGGAGGAGGACTACAGAGAAGACCTTCTGCCCACACTGGTTAAGGAGGGGACGATTGAATTTCGCAATGTCAGCTTCGGATATACGAATGAGAGGCGGGTGCTGGACGGGTTCAATCTCCGTGTGGAGGGAGGAAGCATCGTCGGCATTGCCGGAAGGAGCGGAGCCGGGAAAACAACGCTCGGAAGCCTGCTTTGTAGCCTATATCCCGTTGACGGCGGCGAACTTCTGATTGATGGCCGCAACGTGAACGAATATAACCTGCACAGCTTGCGGAGTCAGGTGGGTGTGGTTCATCAGGAGACGGTTCTGTACGATAACACGCTGCGGTACAATCTGTCTTTTACGAATAACCGTGATCAGGACAGTCTGTTACTCGAAGCACTTAAGAGAGCTGCGCTGCATGAGCTGGCCCAGAATCTCCCGGACGGACTCGACACAGTGCTGGGGACTTCCGGGCAGGAATTATCGGGCGGCCAAAAGCAGCGGCTGGCTATTGCACGAATCCTGGTCAAGAATCCGAAAATTCTGGTCTTCGATGAAGCGACTTCGTCCCTCGACAGCAAGAATGAGGCGCTGATCCGGCAGATGACCGGTGAGCTTGGGCTAGACCGGACGCTGATCATCATCGCCCATCGGCTGTCCACGCTTAGAGGCTGTGACCGGATTGCAGTGCTGGAGGATGGAAGGGTCACAGGCTACGATACGCACGAGGTGCTCATCAGAAGCAACAAAACATACATAGAACTATTTAGCGAACAATCTGCAGGAGGCGAAGCGGTATGA
- a CDS encoding helix-turn-helix transcriptional regulator, producing MNNRLEELRKQRGIRQEELAAALEVSRQTIGSLENGRYNPSILLAFKIARYFGLSIEEIFIYEEEENS from the coding sequence ATGAACAACCGTTTGGAAGAACTACGCAAGCAACGCGGGATCAGGCAAGAGGAATTAGCAGCAGCGCTTGAGGTATCCAGGCAGACGATTGGTTCACTGGAGAACGGCCGCTATAATCCGTCCATCCTGCTGGCGTTTAAGATCGCCCGTTATTTCGGACTGAGCATCGAGGAGATTTTTATTTATGAGGAGGAAGAGAATTCATGA
- a CDS encoding DUF6442 family protein, whose amino-acid sequence MKKSVTAYLLVITGVVLLAGSLYLIRTVHEPEGVLRTLPYVCIGLASGMFGSGVGEIMSRQALKSNPAAAKQVEINKNDERNVTIANRAKAKAYDMMVFVFGALMLALALMETDLTVVLLLVFGYLFTIGYGVYYRFKYDREM is encoded by the coding sequence ATGAAGAAATCCGTCACCGCTTATCTTCTGGTTATTACAGGTGTAGTCCTGCTGGCAGGCAGTCTGTACCTTATTAGAACGGTTCATGAGCCGGAGGGGGTGTTGCGGACACTGCCCTATGTCTGTATCGGGCTTGCTTCCGGCATGTTCGGAAGTGGCGTGGGAGAGATCATGAGCCGGCAAGCGTTGAAGAGTAACCCTGCCGCCGCCAAGCAGGTAGAGATCAACAAGAACGATGAACGTAATGTTACCATTGCCAACCGGGCGAAGGCGAAGGCCTATGACATGATGGTGTTTGTGTTCGGGGCCTTGATGCTGGCTCTTGCCTTAATGGAGACCGATCTCACCGTGGTGCTGTTACTGGTATTCGGCTACCTGTTCACGATTGGGTACGGCGTCTATTACCGGTTCAAGTATGATCGGGAGATGTGA
- a CDS encoding AraC family transcriptional regulator encodes MPQQEQASLWSDTAVKMLDVCSGTVPPGGSVSETELAANQLLLAIGGQGGLVMNGEGCHVQASFACHAVKGSAYTLSAGSDNIHYTAISYKAIPVAGAAHVLFPQHNHPLRTSFVHHSAPPAELHMTAERIAAKWSRGEGLERFYANALLQGMLCELIMEHERGQGGREPDMVGVVTAYIEGHYRQELGLKELAALAGCGVRQLQRRFKQEKRLGPMEYVIQLRMQSAERMLRYTDASIGEIAERTGYRDMYYFSRAFKKHYGVPPQLYRRTAASAPAALSAPSGRTERLASPHGSIQGPVIPHLRGEYLVTSAPQRIAVLDVQYADHLHALGMSPAGSVGFGSGALNFPPYFRERLTATEMLGTYEYPDLQAVERLRPDLIICTEVHAPHYERLSRVAPTVMFKRNESWQTILRRFGELTGKQEEAEHIIANYLRRTALLSAELAPVLAGKSVALIRPRESIVRVHTASHRTGAVLYRDLGLPAPRFVAEPASDTAYHISVDRLPAVHANYYFLLSGERMQEGISMTEQSVRGMLGADQRQLIYPVDAATWIGCYGPTGINCILDQVAQALLA; translated from the coding sequence ATGCCGCAACAAGAACAGGCAAGTCTATGGAGCGATACGGCGGTCAAGATGCTTGATGTGTGCAGTGGTACGGTTCCGCCCGGTGGTAGTGTGAGCGAAACGGAACTGGCGGCAAATCAGCTGCTGCTGGCCATCGGCGGGCAGGGAGGGCTTGTGATGAATGGTGAAGGCTGCCATGTCCAGGCCTCTTTTGCTTGTCATGCCGTCAAGGGATCAGCCTACACTCTGAGTGCGGGATCAGACAACATTCATTATACAGCTATTAGCTACAAAGCCATTCCTGTGGCGGGAGCCGCCCATGTGCTCTTCCCGCAGCACAATCACCCGCTGCGGACTTCGTTTGTTCATCATTCTGCGCCGCCGGCGGAGCTGCATATGACAGCGGAGAGAATTGCAGCCAAATGGAGCCGGGGAGAAGGGCTGGAACGCTTCTATGCCAATGCGCTGCTGCAAGGTATGCTGTGCGAGCTTATTATGGAGCATGAACGTGGTCAGGGCGGCAGAGAGCCGGATATGGTGGGGGTTGTTACCGCCTATATCGAAGGGCATTATCGTCAGGAGCTGGGGCTTAAGGAGCTGGCCGCACTGGCCGGATGCGGCGTGCGGCAGCTCCAGCGGCGGTTCAAGCAGGAGAAGCGGCTCGGCCCGATGGAATACGTGATTCAGCTGCGGATGCAGAGCGCAGAGCGGATGCTGCGTTACACGGACGCTTCCATCGGCGAGATTGCTGAGCGGACAGGCTACCGCGACATGTATTATTTTAGCAGGGCGTTCAAGAAGCATTATGGAGTTCCTCCACAGCTCTACAGGCGTACTGCTGCTTCAGCTCCAGCTGCGCTCTCCGCTCCTTCGGGGAGGACAGAGCGCTTGGCCTCCCCGCACGGATCAATACAGGGCCCGGTAATCCCCCATCTGCGCGGCGAATATCTTGTCACCTCTGCTCCGCAGCGGATCGCCGTGCTTGACGTCCAGTATGCTGACCATTTACATGCCCTGGGGATGTCCCCCGCTGGAAGCGTAGGCTTCGGAAGCGGGGCGCTGAATTTCCCGCCGTATTTCCGGGAGAGATTAACGGCAACGGAAATGCTCGGCACGTATGAATACCCGGACTTACAGGCTGTAGAACGGCTGCGCCCGGATCTGATTATCTGCACCGAGGTGCATGCTCCGCACTATGAACGCTTAAGCCGGGTAGCACCTACGGTTATGTTCAAGCGCAATGAGAGCTGGCAGACAATTCTGCGCCGGTTCGGCGAACTGACAGGCAAGCAGGAGGAGGCAGAGCATATTATTGCTAATTATCTCCGCCGTACAGCTTTGCTGTCCGCAGAGCTTGCTCCGGTACTCGCGGGTAAAAGCGTGGCACTGATCCGTCCGCGCGAGTCCATCGTCCGGGTACACACGGCTTCTCACCGTACAGGCGCTGTGCTGTACCGCGACCTTGGTCTGCCTGCTCCGCGATTTGTGGCCGAACCCGCCTCCGACACGGCCTATCATATTTCCGTGGATAGACTTCCTGCAGTGCACGCCAACTACTACTTTTTGCTTAGCGGTGAGAGGATGCAAGAGGGGATATCGATGACAGAACAAAGCGTGAGGGGCATGCTAGGTGCAGACCAGCGGCAGCTTATATACCCGGTAGATGCGGCTACCTGGATCGGCTGCTACGGACCGACTGGCATCAACTGCATTCTGGATCAGGTGGCCCAGGCCTTACTGGCTTGA
- a CDS encoding (2Fe-2S)-binding protein, with protein sequence MELTEMDLYLSSALWRELAEDYRMRLGEPPADSIRTIALSELQDEAVCREYVSWLKDYIGAPDTQVAASMLAKRIGYLWIAPIVTAMTVHNREVFFPLDRSFLYHPASIEETTFPFLAVDGLQSSSLAGDRGVWREAVVQENFAVRLAPLLQMLATVGPVSMAVLWENIMVRIAPLYAPESGQSSEERLWIQEDFSFLTRTAPGALFGARRNPFTRFTEGNDEAPVAKSKRITCCFYYRMSGEYCRKCPKIDNENESQLK encoded by the coding sequence TTGGAGCTAACTGAGATGGACCTCTATCTGTCGTCGGCCCTCTGGAGGGAACTGGCGGAGGATTACCGGATGAGGCTGGGGGAGCCGCCGGCGGACAGCATCCGCACCATCGCTCTGAGTGAGCTGCAGGACGAAGCGGTATGCCGCGAATATGTTAGCTGGCTTAAGGATTATATCGGTGCGCCGGACACGCAGGTTGCCGCTTCCATGCTGGCCAAGCGGATCGGCTATCTGTGGATCGCGCCAATAGTGACCGCCATGACCGTTCATAATCGTGAAGTGTTCTTCCCGCTGGACAGAAGCTTCCTCTATCATCCGGCTTCTATAGAAGAGACGACCTTCCCTTTCCTGGCGGTGGACGGCCTTCAGTCATCCTCACTGGCGGGTGATCGGGGAGTGTGGCGAGAAGCTGTTGTACAGGAGAATTTTGCGGTACGGCTTGCACCGCTGCTGCAGATGCTTGCCACCGTTGGACCCGTCTCCATGGCCGTGCTGTGGGAGAATATTATGGTGCGTATTGCTCCGCTGTATGCGCCCGAATCAGGTCAATCCAGCGAAGAAAGGCTGTGGATTCAAGAGGACTTTTCGTTTCTGACCCGGACGGCTCCCGGCGCATTGTTCGGCGCAAGACGTAATCCGTTCACCCGGTTCACCGAGGGGAATGACGAGGCTCCGGTTGCGAAGAGCAAGCGCATTACGTGCTGCTTTTACTACCGGATGTCGGGGGAATATTGCAGAAAGTGCCCGAAAATTGACAATGAGAATGAATCTCAATTAAAATGA
- a CDS encoding ABC transporter substrate-binding protein yields the protein MNRATQKQEAGRKKFAAPKLGLFMVWMLALVLVMTACGSGGGANAGATAQPSASAEPSPSAEAQAHTSPEAQATAAYPVTLKDMKGEHTLTEKPKVIAVLDVKFADQLIALGEKPAGSVVAGTKDEFPEYLSAQMEGVKVLGTRDEPNLEAIVSLNPDLILMTDFQEEAYESVSKIAPTIVLDFYEDWRDTLATIGTITGKQAEAEVVKKAYEDKITGLREQLSAKLGDETVALIRPRPEGIRVHGPEHRTGSILYEDLGLKAPAFVQAIKDDTSVEISMETVSDIGADRYFLLSDDLFAKEAEALASSPIWKSLDAVKNNRAYDVNSTLWIAYYGPLAINIIVDQASEALLGAN from the coding sequence GTGAACAGAGCAACACAGAAACAAGAGGCCGGCAGGAAGAAATTTGCCGCCCCAAAATTAGGACTATTCATGGTATGGATGCTGGCGCTGGTACTGGTAATGACAGCTTGCGGATCTGGAGGAGGCGCTAATGCAGGTGCAACCGCACAGCCGTCTGCGTCAGCGGAGCCGTCTCCATCGGCTGAAGCACAGGCGCATACATCGCCGGAGGCACAGGCTACAGCAGCCTACCCGGTTACCCTTAAAGATATGAAAGGTGAACATACGCTGACGGAGAAGCCGAAGGTGATCGCTGTACTTGACGTGAAATTCGCCGATCAGCTGATCGCGCTTGGAGAGAAGCCGGCAGGCAGCGTGGTTGCCGGAACCAAGGACGAGTTCCCGGAATATCTGAGTGCTCAGATGGAGGGTGTGAAGGTCCTGGGTACACGCGATGAGCCCAATCTGGAGGCAATTGTGTCGCTCAACCCGGATCTGATTCTGATGACAGATTTTCAGGAAGAAGCTTATGAGAGCGTAAGTAAAATTGCGCCTACTATTGTCCTGGACTTCTATGAGGATTGGCGGGATACGCTGGCTACCATCGGTACAATTACAGGTAAGCAGGCAGAGGCCGAAGTGGTGAAGAAGGCCTATGAGGACAAAATCACCGGACTGCGTGAGCAGCTGTCGGCGAAGCTGGGCGACGAGACGGTAGCGCTGATTCGTCCGAGACCGGAAGGGATTCGGGTACATGGTCCCGAGCACCGTACGGGAAGTATTTTGTATGAGGATCTGGGATTAAAGGCACCTGCGTTCGTTCAGGCGATCAAGGATGATACCTCGGTTGAAATATCGATGGAGACTGTCTCTGATATCGGGGCAGACCGCTATTTCCTGCTCTCCGATGATCTGTTCGCCAAAGAGGCAGAGGCTCTGGCCAGCAGTCCAATCTGGAAATCCCTTGATGCAGTGAAGAATAACCGTGCCTATGATGTGAATTCAACGCTCTGGATCGCGTATTATGGTCCCCTGGCGATCAATATTATTGTAGATCAGGCCTCGGAAGCGCTGCTTGGAGCTAACTGA
- a CDS encoding 5-methyltetrahydropteroyltriglutamate--homocysteine methyltransferase yields MCDRFQIVGSLLRPAELLEYKQQIEHRDDIKYPFYEDFQGYEQCEAKAIQTVVGQASENGLTILTDGEYSKSMWHLDFVWGFQGIERYIAPHGYFFRDIDGTSKYETRKDIGLRITGELGGKNHHFLQAYRQLQEHAGDRETKLCVPSPSHIFGELSWSDNLGGEGAVYQNRDELKAGLVTAYKDFVGEFAAAGGKILQFDDCLWELFADDNPNSPFTGEAINHEEVQSLATEFIDINNTIIDYGHSLGLLMWTHNCRGNYDSRNMGGGSYVKIANLFLKQLKYDRFFLEWDDERAGSLEALAVFKDRPETEIVLGLLSSKTSTLDDETRVLRMLDEASTIIPKERLLLSHQCGFASCDGGNELTEAEQWAKIRQGQKIAQEYWA; encoded by the coding sequence ATGTGTGATAGATTTCAGATCGTAGGCAGCCTGCTGCGCCCGGCGGAGCTATTAGAATATAAGCAGCAAATCGAACACCGGGACGATATCAAGTATCCTTTTTACGAGGACTTCCAGGGTTATGAGCAGTGTGAAGCGAAGGCGATTCAGACGGTAGTCGGGCAAGCGAGCGAGAATGGGCTGACCATTCTGACGGATGGGGAGTACTCCAAGTCGATGTGGCATCTGGACTTCGTGTGGGGCTTCCAGGGGATTGAGCGCTATATCGCGCCTCACGGGTATTTCTTCAGAGACATTGACGGCACCTCCAAATATGAGACGCGAAAAGACATCGGCCTCCGCATTACAGGCGAACTGGGCGGCAAGAATCACCACTTCCTTCAGGCTTACCGCCAGCTTCAGGAGCATGCCGGAGACCGGGAGACGAAGCTGTGCGTGCCTTCACCGTCCCATATCTTCGGAGAGCTGTCCTGGTCGGATAACCTTGGCGGCGAGGGTGCAGTGTACCAGAACCGCGATGAGCTGAAGGCCGGTCTGGTGACGGCGTATAAGGATTTTGTTGGGGAATTCGCAGCCGCTGGCGGCAAAATCCTGCAATTCGACGACTGCCTCTGGGAGCTGTTCGCGGACGATAATCCGAATTCGCCATTTACCGGTGAGGCAATCAACCATGAAGAAGTACAGAGTCTCGCCACAGAGTTCATCGACATTAACAACACCATTATTGATTACGGACATAGCTTGGGGCTCCTGATGTGGACCCATAACTGCCGCGGCAATTATGATTCCCGGAATATGGGCGGCGGCTCTTATGTGAAGATTGCCAACCTGTTCCTGAAGCAGCTGAAGTATGACCGCTTCTTCCTGGAGTGGGACGACGAACGCGCGGGCTCGCTGGAGGCACTTGCCGTGTTCAAGGATAGACCGGAGACGGAGATTGTACTTGGCTTGCTGTCTTCCAAAACCAGTACGCTGGACGATGAGACCCGTGTCCTCCGCATGCTGGATGAAGCGTCCACGATCATTCCGAAGGAGAGATTACTGCTCTCCCATCAGTGCGGCTTCGCCTCCTGCGACGGTGGGAATGAGCTGACGGAAGCAGAGCAATGGGCGAAGATCAGACAGGGGCAAAAGATTGCCCAGGAATATTGGGCTTAA